In Mucilaginibacter boryungensis, a single window of DNA contains:
- a CDS encoding type IV secretory system conjugative DNA transfer family protein, with translation MSARKLTQQFYQWEQRGRGWHLFGEPVQLEPVFEPFFGHYAESEIIDDGVRLSWWHKVLPGQHATTETSIDPSPPVVEAYSCPSDGESVVYTVALSKQYAASPAGAEQLLTMLALSQKPVSFELVATHQRAVLQFACQADNEYWLTTQLRAYLPDCTVIKSGEDALVALLEEPGPASITDFGIAEEFMRPIGTYDGKGYDPYAALFGMIEHLGEAEAVALQVLFCGTCNAWAESILKSVSDSEGGSFFYDAPEMPALAREKSARPLAAAAIRLITCADTEGHAATLMRHATMAVQQSSRSPYNSLSPLGHEEYDFETRMQDIAARRSHRLGMLLNVRELATFAHIPSSWLSRKLLASSRATKRAPGHLRDSSYMLGINEHHGETAAVGIDVEQRCRHMHILGASGTGKSTLLHSLIFQDMQEGMGCCVLDPHGDLIESVLKSVPDERIGDVVLIDPSDAEHPVGFNILSANSDLERELLASDLVALFRRFSTSWGDNLHSVLANAIMAFLYNSKPGHLGDLRKFLIEKAYRETVLSTCTDEELRYYWRVEYPLLKTSSIGSILTRLDSFLRPRVIRNMVCQHRGLDFGALMDGRKIILVKLPQGLMGEENSYLLGACIVAKLQQCAMARQQQTASERVPFFCYIDEFHHFVTQSMASMLTGTRKYAFGLVLANQNMEQLRRFDDAVVSSVLGLGTRICFRLTDTDARRMQEGFSGFVAEDLQNLGVGEAIARVNTADSDFSLTVVPMEYDFCNTESIVSLSRGKYGVPVAPVSYTAPEETVTESRVSEPLPSLPPQQKERDELASSEHEGEATDAARHLTGQRELQEHRYLQNAIKAMAEQHGYRASIEVPTVDGKGLVDVVLEKGGERIAVEVSVTTTAEWEIHNIQKCLREGFSKVVVCSNSLSKLQAIRRKMQESVSAGISTHISIITEDELQSLFTPLPEPQENTSLMKGYRVKITYDDKANDPAKREIIKRIIRGRRA, from the coding sequence TTGAGCGCCAGGAAACTTACGCAGCAGTTCTACCAGTGGGAGCAGCGCGGCAGGGGCTGGCACCTGTTCGGCGAGCCGGTGCAGCTTGAGCCCGTGTTCGAGCCGTTCTTCGGTCACTACGCCGAGAGCGAAATTATCGACGACGGCGTAAGGCTCAGCTGGTGGCACAAGGTGCTGCCGGGACAGCACGCCACTACCGAAACTTCTATAGACCCCAGTCCGCCCGTGGTGGAAGCTTACAGCTGTCCAAGCGATGGGGAAAGCGTGGTGTATACGGTTGCCCTGTCCAAGCAATACGCCGCCAGTCCCGCGGGCGCGGAGCAGCTGCTCACGATGCTCGCGCTCAGCCAAAAGCCCGTAAGCTTCGAGCTTGTGGCCACTCACCAGCGCGCGGTACTGCAATTCGCCTGCCAGGCGGATAACGAATACTGGCTGACAACGCAGCTGAGGGCATACTTGCCCGACTGCACTGTCATCAAGTCCGGCGAGGACGCGCTTGTGGCGCTATTGGAAGAGCCAGGTCCGGCGAGCATAACCGACTTCGGCATTGCGGAAGAGTTCATGCGTCCGATAGGAACCTACGACGGCAAGGGATACGACCCCTACGCCGCGCTCTTCGGAATGATTGAGCACCTTGGCGAGGCCGAGGCGGTGGCCTTACAGGTGCTGTTCTGCGGGACGTGCAACGCCTGGGCCGAGAGCATCTTGAAATCGGTAAGCGACAGCGAGGGCGGCTCGTTTTTCTACGACGCGCCTGAAATGCCAGCCCTCGCCAGGGAAAAAAGTGCGCGTCCGCTGGCCGCGGCGGCGATCCGCCTCATTACCTGCGCGGATACCGAAGGCCATGCCGCGACACTCATGCGCCACGCAACAATGGCGGTACAGCAATCCTCGCGCTCCCCGTATAATTCGCTCTCGCCGCTAGGGCACGAGGAATACGATTTCGAAACCCGGATGCAGGACATCGCCGCGCGCAGGTCGCACCGCTTAGGCATGCTGCTCAACGTGCGGGAACTGGCAACCTTCGCGCATATTCCCAGCTCGTGGCTCTCAAGGAAATTGCTCGCAAGCAGCCGCGCCACCAAGCGCGCCCCCGGCCACCTGCGCGACTCCTCGTACATGCTCGGCATCAACGAGCATCATGGCGAAACGGCGGCGGTCGGAATCGACGTGGAGCAAAGGTGCAGGCACATGCACATTTTGGGAGCCAGTGGTACCGGCAAGTCAACGCTGCTGCACTCGCTGATATTTCAGGACATGCAGGAAGGCATGGGCTGCTGCGTCTTGGATCCGCATGGCGACCTGATAGAAAGCGTGCTCAAGTCGGTGCCGGACGAGCGGATCGGCGACGTGGTGCTGATAGACCCTTCCGACGCCGAACACCCCGTAGGGTTCAACATACTTTCGGCAAACAGCGATCTGGAGCGGGAACTCCTCGCGAGCGACCTCGTTGCGCTGTTCAGGCGCTTCAGCACGTCATGGGGCGACAACCTGCACTCGGTGCTAGCCAACGCGATCATGGCGTTCCTGTACAATTCAAAGCCGGGGCACCTCGGCGACCTGCGCAAGTTCCTCATCGAAAAGGCATATCGCGAAACCGTGCTTTCGACGTGCACAGACGAGGAGCTGCGATACTATTGGCGCGTGGAGTACCCGCTGCTTAAAACTTCTTCGATAGGCTCCATACTTACCCGCCTCGACAGCTTCCTCCGGCCGCGCGTCATCCGCAACATGGTCTGCCAGCACAGGGGACTGGACTTCGGCGCGCTGATGGACGGCCGCAAGATCATTCTCGTCAAGCTCCCGCAGGGCCTGATGGGCGAGGAAAACAGCTACCTGCTCGGCGCGTGTATCGTCGCCAAGCTACAGCAGTGCGCGATGGCGCGGCAGCAGCAGACGGCAAGCGAACGCGTGCCGTTCTTCTGCTACATTGACGAGTTCCACCACTTCGTGACGCAAAGCATGGCCAGCATGCTGACGGGCACGCGCAAATATGCCTTCGGCCTGGTGCTCGCGAACCAGAACATGGAGCAGCTGCGACGGTTCGATGATGCGGTGGTTAGTTCCGTGTTGGGGTTGGGCACCCGAATCTGCTTCCGGCTTACCGATACCGACGCGAGGCGCATGCAGGAAGGGTTCAGCGGCTTCGTCGCCGAAGACCTGCAAAATTTGGGCGTCGGGGAAGCCATAGCCAGGGTAAACACTGCCGACTCGGACTTCAGCTTGACCGTTGTACCAATGGAATACGATTTTTGCAACACGGAAAGCATCGTTTCCCTTTCGCGCGGCAAATACGGCGTACCCGTTGCGCCGGTGTCCTACACGGCACCGGAAGAAACCGTCACCGAGTCGCGAGTATCAGAACCATTACCGTCCTTGCCACCACAACAAAAAGAACGGGACGAACTGGCTAGTTCGGAACATGAGGGAGAAGCAACTGATGCAGCCCGACATCTTACTGGACAACGCGAGCTGCAGGAGCACAGGTACCTACAAAATGCCATCAAGGCAATGGCCGAGCAGCACGGTTACCGGGCGAGCATCGAAGTGCCCACTGTTGACGGTAAGGGACTTGTCGACGTCGTGCTTGAAAAAGGCGGCGAGCGCATCGCCGTGGAAGTTTCCGTCACCACGACCGCGGAATGGGAAATTCACAATATCCAAAAGTGCCTGCGGGAGGGCTTTTCCAAGGTGGTTGTATGCTCGAATAGCCTAAGCAAGCTTCAGGCCATCAGGCGGAAAATGCAGGAAAGCGTCAGCGCAGGAATATCTACGCACATTTCCATTATCACGGAGGACGAGCTACAATCCTTGTTTACGCCCTTACCAGAGCCGCAGGAAAATACCAGCCTGATGAAAGGCTATCGCGTGAAGATAACCTATGATGACAAGGCAAACGACCCTGCCAAAAGAGAAATTATCAAGAGGATCATCCGGGGAAGGCGGGCTTAA
- a CDS encoding helix-turn-helix domain-containing protein, whose protein sequence is MAQLRDNIAISILAKNVRRHRLIKNMTQEGLANAAGIEYSQVSRIERGLLNTSISVVFAIAAALQTSPSKLLEDEQ, encoded by the coding sequence GTGGCGCAGCTTAGAGACAATATCGCAATATCCATACTTGCAAAAAACGTAAGAAGGCATCGATTAATAAAGAACATGACGCAGGAAGGGCTTGCTAACGCCGCTGGAATAGAATACAGCCAGGTGAGCCGTATTGAACGCGGACTACTCAATACCAGCATTTCAGTAGTATTCGCAATAGCCGCAGCTCTCCAAACATCGCCTTCAAAGTTGTTGGAGGACGAACAGTAA
- a CDS encoding RHS repeat domain-containing protein — protein MKKLYSLLICLLILSASLSYAQTSSDKSLIPPSPNTASLLKYAQIPVSKYTGLPNISIPLYTIQSGSLSLPVSLSYHASGIKASEEASWVGLGWSLNCGGVIGRSIRGKDDMVGSGFIGSPAVDSGYGNGYWAGTAGIGLPAAEQALTQVYGGTFDSEPDLFYFNFGGYSGKFYIPQQEHSNGMVYAVELDQKSDLKILLDYNQKRFTVTDGKGINYYFGTREYGFSESLPVTESAGSDIAQLTLTGNDCPDNKSINSWYLDSVAAPAGDKIIFHYTVPADCGGIASPTSLSETYYYRYINDPSVVQHVVDYYNLSRSVTQEVVLVGVTFKNGHVDFNISPRTDAAGFEGYTPSRLDSMSVYANNNVNPLRSVKFNYSYFSDRLKLDYLYVDNKPYHFNYNETMALPSKQTKSVDHWGLYNGAGNSKLVPKTYFDSEDILIDNGGNREADSARAQIGILTQIDYPTGGSVKFDYELNDFGGNPPIYAGAGGQIESNTGFYPSNPSVPFIQKDFYVPRETTVTFSGSAQQGLDCSQMPSSPGENEAFALLVAIPDSAATGYSSIEQYSPSEYIKALFYENCATASYKTYNIKVQPGWYRIIAESDYSHTVADVSLGYRNIIGSKPGGTSGGGLRVKRITATDANQHTMINKYIYRDIADATTSSGVLMTTPIYKDAFSIPLFSSWVGSLDGRSAYAGTFIEYRSSSVLPLSTAAQGGYIGYSYVTELFGENGEGGKKISSFMNGNYGSSYNAPPTEQISNGLLLTESTFKATGGILQKVENNYTDYGPAQKTFWGMTYQTPPFIFDLPRTEDFWGSGADIPPDGLAAVYYIKSYPVYCNWYRLINTTTSDYTPAGNHVNYISYDYNATNRQVSRSTVNQSDGSRITTKYKFPVDYSSSAGSIFSAMIAANQIESPVEVQKWREVGTTDSLLASTVTEYKYFAGNKFISPYKTYQLKTVLPLSNTTVGESSPATGPFNSLLFNNSYYDLKNELDYDNYGNPVKMIANGQQTKAYQWSYNNQYPIAECKNASNTEFYVQNYEETGGTAGSAHTGNKYTTNTSVSWTAPNSRAYVIDYWYLDGATWKYKQDSYTGSSYTMTGGSAYDDVRIYPRDAQITTYTYEPLVGMTSMTDTKGQTTYYEYDSFQRLINIRDQQGNIVKHTDYHYANQ, from the coding sequence ATGAAAAAACTTTACAGTCTTTTAATTTGTTTATTAATACTAAGTGCCAGCCTTAGCTATGCACAAACTAGTTCCGATAAATCATTAATACCTCCTTCTCCCAACACCGCGTCATTATTAAAATACGCTCAAATACCTGTAAGTAAATATACCGGTTTACCCAATATCAGCATACCCTTATACACGATTCAGTCCGGTTCCCTGTCATTACCTGTCAGTCTGTCCTACCATGCTTCAGGTATAAAAGCCTCCGAAGAAGCTAGTTGGGTTGGATTAGGCTGGTCTTTAAATTGCGGCGGCGTTATCGGCCGTTCGATACGAGGCAAGGACGATATGGTTGGGTCTGGGTTTATCGGATCGCCCGCAGTAGACTCCGGTTATGGTAACGGCTATTGGGCGGGTACCGCAGGAATTGGGCTTCCGGCAGCTGAACAGGCTTTGACACAGGTATATGGAGGTACTTTTGATTCTGAACCGGATCTGTTTTATTTTAACTTCGGAGGTTATTCCGGGAAGTTTTATATACCACAGCAGGAGCATTCCAACGGAATGGTTTATGCTGTAGAATTAGATCAGAAAAGTGACCTGAAAATATTACTGGATTATAATCAAAAACGGTTCACTGTCACCGATGGAAAGGGCATTAATTATTACTTTGGCACACGCGAATATGGTTTTTCAGAAAGTTTACCGGTAACAGAAAGCGCGGGAAGTGATATTGCACAACTAACTTTAACCGGAAATGATTGCCCTGATAATAAATCAATTAATTCATGGTACCTGGATTCTGTTGCGGCACCTGCCGGGGATAAGATTATTTTTCATTACACGGTACCCGCTGATTGCGGTGGTATCGCAAGCCCCACCTCTCTCAGTGAAACCTACTATTACCGGTATATCAATGACCCATCGGTAGTTCAACACGTCGTAGATTATTATAATTTATCACGTTCGGTTACCCAGGAGGTAGTTTTGGTCGGGGTGACATTCAAAAATGGGCATGTTGATTTTAATATCAGCCCAAGAACAGATGCTGCGGGATTTGAAGGATATACTCCGTCCCGCCTTGATTCTATGTCCGTTTACGCAAATAATAACGTTAACCCTTTAAGGTCAGTGAAATTCAATTATAGCTATTTTTCTGACAGGCTTAAATTAGATTATCTGTATGTGGATAATAAGCCTTATCATTTTAATTATAATGAAACAATGGCGCTACCATCCAAACAAACCAAGTCAGTAGACCATTGGGGGCTTTATAATGGTGCCGGAAATAGCAAACTCGTTCCGAAAACCTATTTCGACAGTGAAGATATTTTGATAGATAATGGTGGCAACCGGGAAGCCGATTCAGCCCGCGCACAAATAGGTATACTAACTCAAATAGATTATCCAACCGGCGGATCGGTCAAGTTTGATTATGAGCTAAATGATTTTGGAGGGAACCCTCCGATTTATGCAGGCGCGGGCGGCCAGATCGAATCAAATACAGGTTTCTATCCGTCTAATCCAAGCGTGCCATTTATTCAAAAGGATTTTTATGTGCCGCGTGAAACTACAGTTACTTTTTCGGGATCTGCCCAACAAGGGCTGGACTGTAGTCAAATGCCCAGCAGCCCTGGTGAAAACGAGGCATTTGCCTTGTTGGTAGCTATACCCGATTCTGCGGCAACAGGGTATTCGAGTATCGAACAATATTCACCCAGTGAATACATTAAAGCGTTGTTTTATGAAAATTGCGCAACTGCCAGCTATAAAACATACAATATAAAAGTACAACCAGGATGGTACCGGATCATTGCCGAGTCCGATTATTCGCACACCGTGGCTGATGTTAGCCTGGGATATAGGAATATTATCGGAAGCAAGCCCGGAGGGACTAGCGGAGGGGGTTTGCGTGTAAAGCGGATTACGGCAACGGATGCCAATCAACATACAATGATTAATAAATATATATACCGGGACATTGCCGATGCGACAACGTCATCCGGGGTTTTAATGACCACACCCATATATAAAGATGCATTTTCCATCCCTTTATTTAGTAGCTGGGTCGGTAGTCTCGATGGCCGGAGTGCTTATGCAGGCACATTTATTGAATATCGCTCTTCCAGTGTCCTGCCCCTTAGTACCGCCGCGCAGGGTGGTTACATTGGGTACAGTTATGTAACGGAATTGTTTGGTGAAAACGGTGAAGGGGGAAAGAAAATAAGCAGTTTTATGAATGGGAATTATGGGTCTTCTTATAATGCACCGCCAACGGAACAAATTAGTAATGGGCTTTTATTAACAGAATCGACGTTCAAAGCAACGGGCGGTATCCTTCAGAAAGTAGAAAATAATTATACAGATTATGGCCCCGCCCAGAAAACATTTTGGGGAATGACCTACCAAACACCGCCTTTTATATTTGACTTGCCCCGTACGGAGGATTTCTGGGGGAGTGGTGCGGACATTCCACCAGATGGCCTGGCGGCGGTATATTATATTAAAAGTTACCCTGTTTATTGTAATTGGTACCGGTTAATTAATACAACGACCAGCGATTACACACCGGCGGGTAATCATGTGAACTATATTTCTTACGATTATAATGCCACAAACAGGCAGGTATCCCGGTCTACCGTTAATCAAAGTGACGGTTCCAGAATAACTACAAAATATAAGTTTCCGGTAGATTACAGCAGTTCTGCGGGTAGTATTTTTAGTGCCATGATTGCTGCAAATCAGATTGAATCACCCGTGGAGGTGCAAAAATGGCGGGAAGTAGGAACAACGGATAGTTTGCTAGCGAGCACAGTAACCGAATACAAGTATTTTGCCGGCAACAAATTTATCAGCCCTTATAAAACATACCAGTTAAAGACCGTACTACCGTTGAGTAATACTACGGTTGGAGAGTCTTCCCCGGCGACCGGGCCTTTTAATAGCCTGCTATTTAACAATAGCTATTATGATTTGAAAAATGAGTTGGATTATGACAATTACGGCAACCCGGTGAAAATGATCGCTAACGGTCAGCAGACGAAGGCTTATCAATGGTCGTATAACAACCAGTATCCCATCGCCGAGTGCAAAAACGCGTCCAACACTGAGTTTTATGTACAGAACTACGAGGAGACGGGCGGTACAGCAGGGTCGGCGCATACAGGCAACAAATATACCACCAACACCTCTGTGAGTTGGACTGCGCCGAACAGCCGGGCTTATGTTATTGATTACTGGTATTTGGATGGGGCTACGTGGAAGTACAAACAGGATAGTTACACGGGCAGCAGTTATACCATGACCGGCGGTTCAGCCTATGACGATGTACGCATTTACCCGAGAGACGCGCAGATCACCACGTACACCTACGAGCCCTTAGTAGGTATGACGAGTATGACGGACACGAAAGGTCAGACGACCTACTACGAGTACGACAGCTTCCAGCGCCTAATCAACATTAGGGACCAGCAGGGGAATATTGTCAAACACACGGACTATCATTACGCCAACCAATAA
- a CDS encoding DUF6443 domain-containing protein: protein MKSKLYHLIIAGLLGSMPFAALKAQTYVAAPVTGTITSGEYYHNTSITISATTTISPGIGQAVHYYIGAPDCVPLATALSANQNYIRTITPRIGGLTTDSQLSGLGTCDALQTVQYIDGLGRPLQTVQVKGNPLATADVVQPVAYDQFGREAMKYLPYTATGTPGAYRADALTGAQNTFYTTPSSGVATITAPFAQTVFEPSPLNRVLEQGAPGSTWQPAVNRTTTAGRTVVMDYLTNNSTALTDTANTRLVALYTAAINTDGSRTLSRANSNTATYDANQLTVTVSKDENWTNGRGGTTETYTDKEGHVVLKRTFNYKNSALEILSTYYVYDDLGQLAFVLPPGADPDNTAAISQTTLDNLCYQYRYDERSRLVEKRLPGKGWEYMVYNTLDQVVATQDANQRSQNQWVFTKYDALGRAVISGVWDNGSTAITRADLQGIINGQPTLWETAQSSGNGYTANAWPGSWTNTLAISYYDDYNIPGLPSAYNQHNSYSTMTRGLATASKTAILNPNGSISSDMLWKVNYYDDLGRNTKTYAQHYLGGIVSDYNYDEISSTYDFSNAVTTTERKHYAKNSGNTAAVLALTLTNSYVYDHMGRKTETHEKINNGADITISKSEFNEVGQLYAKHLHSTNGTSFLQDITYGYNERGWLKTSSANLFAMQLNYNDGTAKQYNGNIAEQYWGTPGSLSKNYSYTYDALNRLTAGNSNTAYTETGITYDKSGNLLTLNRAGGANAVTLSYDGYTGNQLTSVKNGAAQYRSYGTYDGNGNAPSDGQGHSIDYNLFNLPRNISSLNLGYTYDATGKKLRKTVNSTVTEYIDGIQYTGSNIDFVQTEEGRILNPTGTPNYEYTLTDHLGNSRVSFDSSHGGLTPTQTDDYYPFGLVSSQPNTTSPKNNYLYNKKELQDELGQYDYGARFYDPVIGRWTSMDPLAEKGRRWSPYNYGFDNPMRFTDPDGMWPDWGDVVAFGKGLGQSAVGSVTGVYNAVRHPINTVKAIASLGTTEGAVNMTMAAAGAVHKFKTGNSRVKANMIGNVVGDVAQLAIGTGEVKVATESVKVAEIAGDVEKVGGVANDVSKANDAFVVTKDGVALPKGEKYAIPEGMVENPNRPGSYGTMENGKFKEQLRIDPATPTGKKGPEVSHYHLDGGKEHHVPNGNDPGFNNH, encoded by the coding sequence ATGAAAAGCAAACTTTATCACCTTATCATTGCCGGGTTGTTGGGCAGTATGCCATTCGCCGCATTGAAGGCGCAAACGTATGTGGCCGCTCCGGTGACCGGCACGATCACTTCCGGCGAGTATTACCATAATACGAGCATAACGATCAGCGCCACGACGACGATCAGCCCGGGAATAGGACAGGCAGTGCACTATTATATCGGCGCGCCGGATTGCGTACCGCTGGCTACGGCACTGAGTGCTAACCAGAACTATATCCGCACCATCACGCCACGGATAGGTGGGCTGACTACTGACAGCCAGCTCAGCGGGCTGGGCACTTGTGATGCACTGCAAACCGTGCAGTATATCGACGGTTTGGGCCGGCCGCTGCAAACGGTGCAGGTAAAGGGCAACCCGCTGGCCACGGCCGACGTAGTGCAGCCGGTAGCGTACGACCAGTTTGGCCGGGAAGCGATGAAGTATTTGCCTTATACCGCAACAGGCACACCGGGGGCCTACCGCGCTGACGCATTGACCGGGGCACAAAACACTTTTTATACCACACCGTCCTCAGGGGTAGCCACCATAACCGCGCCTTTCGCCCAAACGGTATTTGAACCTTCGCCGCTAAACCGGGTGCTGGAACAGGGCGCGCCGGGCAGCACGTGGCAGCCAGCTGTTAACCGCACCACCACGGCAGGGCGCACAGTGGTCATGGATTACCTGACGAACAACAGTACTGCCCTGACCGATACGGCCAATACCCGGTTGGTCGCCTTATATACAGCTGCCATTAACACTGACGGCAGCCGGACCTTAAGCCGGGCTAACAGCAATACGGCCACTTACGATGCTAACCAGCTGACCGTAACTGTCAGCAAGGACGAGAACTGGACCAACGGCCGGGGCGGGACAACAGAAACCTATACCGATAAGGAAGGGCATGTGGTATTGAAGCGTACGTTCAACTATAAGAACAGCGCGCTGGAAATACTGAGCACCTATTATGTCTACGACGATTTGGGGCAGCTGGCCTTTGTGCTGCCGCCGGGTGCTGATCCGGACAATACCGCAGCCATTAGCCAAACCACCCTGGATAACCTGTGCTACCAGTACCGTTACGACGAGCGCAGCCGGCTGGTGGAAAAAAGGCTGCCAGGCAAAGGCTGGGAATATATGGTGTATAATACGCTGGACCAGGTGGTGGCCACGCAGGATGCCAACCAGCGCAGCCAGAACCAGTGGGTGTTCACCAAGTACGATGCTTTAGGCCGGGCGGTGATCAGCGGTGTCTGGGATAATGGCAGTACGGCTATTACCCGCGCCGATTTGCAAGGCATAATTAACGGTCAACCCACGCTGTGGGAAACTGCGCAAAGCAGCGGCAACGGCTATACAGCCAATGCCTGGCCTGGTAGCTGGACCAATACATTGGCGATTAGTTATTACGATGATTACAATATCCCAGGCCTGCCGTCAGCTTACAACCAGCATAATAGTTACAGCACGATGACGCGGGGGCTGGCCACGGCAAGCAAGACCGCTATCCTGAACCCCAATGGCAGCATCAGCAGCGATATGCTGTGGAAGGTGAACTATTATGACGACCTGGGACGTAACACCAAAACGTACGCGCAGCATTACCTGGGTGGCATAGTAAGTGATTATAATTACGACGAGATTAGTAGCACCTACGATTTTAGCAACGCCGTAACCACTACTGAAAGGAAGCATTACGCAAAAAACAGTGGTAATACGGCAGCTGTATTAGCCCTCACCCTAACCAACAGTTATGTTTACGACCATATGGGGCGCAAAACGGAAACGCACGAGAAAATAAACAACGGTGCTGATATCACCATTAGCAAAAGCGAGTTTAACGAGGTTGGGCAACTGTACGCCAAGCACCTGCACAGCACCAATGGCACCAGCTTTTTGCAGGATATTACCTATGGTTATAATGAAAGGGGCTGGCTGAAAACAAGCAGTGCAAACCTGTTTGCCATGCAGCTAAACTATAATGATGGCACCGCCAAACAATATAACGGCAATATAGCCGAACAGTATTGGGGGACGCCGGGCAGTTTAAGCAAAAACTATAGCTACACGTATGATGCCCTTAACCGGCTTACCGCCGGTAACAGTAATACCGCTTACACAGAAACGGGCATTACTTATGATAAGTCGGGGAATCTATTAACCCTTAACCGGGCAGGCGGTGCCAACGCGGTAACATTAAGCTATGACGGCTATACCGGCAACCAGCTAACCTCGGTAAAGAACGGCGCGGCACAATACCGCAGTTATGGTACTTATGACGGTAACGGCAACGCGCCATCGGACGGACAAGGGCATAGCATTGATTATAACCTGTTCAACCTGCCCCGGAACATAAGCAGCCTGAACCTTGGTTACACCTATGATGCAACCGGAAAAAAGCTCAGGAAGACCGTCAACAGCACGGTAACCGAATATATTGACGGCATCCAGTACACCGGCAGTAATATAGACTTTGTGCAAACGGAGGAAGGGCGTATACTGAACCCAACCGGCACACCGAACTACGAATATACCTTAACCGACCATCTGGGCAACAGCCGGGTAAGTTTCGACAGCAGCCATGGCGGATTGACGCCTACGCAGACCGATGACTATTACCCCTTCGGCTTAGTCTCTTCACAGCCGAATACAACTAGCCCCAAAAACAACTATCTTTACAATAAGAAGGAGTTGCAGGATGAACTGGGCCAGTACGATTACGGCGCAAGGTTCTATGACCCGGTGATTGGGAGGTGGACGAGTATGGATCCGTTGGCGGAGAAAGGGAGAAGATGGAGCCCCTATAATTATGGCTTTGATAACCCTATGCGGTTTACAGACCCCGATGGAATGTGGCCGGATTGGGGTGACGTTGTGGCATTTGGTAAAGGATTAGGCCAAAGTGCGGTAGGAAGCGTTACCGGAGTTTATAATGCTGTAAGACATCCAATAAATACTGTCAAAGCAATAGCCAGTCTTGGAACGACTGAAGGTGCAGTAAATATGACAATGGCAGCCGCTGGCGCTGTTCATAAGTTTAAAACTGGAAACTCCCGAGTAAAGGCCAATATGATTGGTAATGTCGTTGGAGACGTTGCACAATTAGCTATTGGAACAGGAGAAGTTAAGGTTGCGACTGAATCAGTGAAAGTAGCAGAAATTGCGGGTGATGTAGAAAAGGTTGGGGGTGTAGCGAATGACGTTAGTAAAGCAAATGATGCTTTTGTGGTTACTAAAGATGGCGTAGCATTGCCTAAAGGAGAAAAATATGCTATACCTGAAGGAATGGTTGAAAACCCTAATAGACCGGGTTCCTATGGTACGATGGAGAATGGTAAGTTTAAAGAACAATTGCGAATAGACCCAGCGACCCCTACAGGTAAAAAAGGCCCTGAGGTAAGTCATTATCACTTAGACGGTGGCAAAGAACACCACGTACCAAATGGTAATGATCCTGGATTCAATAATCACTAA
- a CDS encoding Imm27 family immunity protein, with product MRITKDETKIVGHWIFDGSKMIADETCKRIDWLRNNYLKLISTDGSGWLNLYQDPEDKRYWQLNFEHGEMQGSGPPTLILLSESEAKDKYNV from the coding sequence ATGAGAATAACAAAGGATGAAACTAAGATAGTTGGTCATTGGATATTTGACGGCTCAAAAATGATAGCTGATGAAACTTGTAAGCGCATTGATTGGTTGCGAAATAACTATCTGAAACTAATATCGACAGACGGGTCCGGTTGGCTAAACCTATATCAAGACCCGGAAGATAAAAGATATTGGCAGCTTAACTTTGAACATGGTGAAATGCAAGGCAGTGGGCCTCCAACTTTAATATTGCTATCAGAATCAGAAGCTAAAGACAAATATAATGTTTGA
- a CDS encoding DUF6843 domain-containing protein, which translates to MKKKLTIIIALVFFVSCKFAEKESYIFPEGFVGNAIIFTNLRNGDEEVYDHEGRRLYLISTSGLLLSRFKETYGVIDKKFFFGTKHKLNSEIKGVEPQDNIESLDKEKTYAFYGNDETITFPNSRDTLGVQVITICKPKDLTSFKDDLFVKRILGIR; encoded by the coding sequence ATGAAAAAAAAGCTTACTATAATTATAGCCTTGGTTTTCTTTGTGTCTTGCAAATTTGCAGAAAAGGAATCTTATATTTTCCCTGAAGGCTTTGTTGGTAATGCAATTATATTTACTAATCTAAGGAACGGTGATGAAGAAGTATACGATCATGAAGGGCGTAGATTATACTTAATTTCAACCTCAGGTCTCTTACTCAGCCGTTTTAAAGAAACTTATGGGGTGATCGATAAGAAGTTTTTTTTTGGAACAAAGCATAAATTAAATAGCGAAATTAAAGGAGTTGAGCCACAGGATAACATTGAATCTCTAGATAAAGAAAAAACATATGCTTTTTACGGAAATGATGAGACTATTACATTTCCAAATAGCAGAGACACATTGGGTGTACAGGTAATCACCATTTGTAAACCAAAAGATCTGACTTCTTTTAAGGATGATTTATTTGTAAAACGCATTTTAGGGATCAGATAG